AAAAACGTATCAGAACCCGGCTGAAGGGCTTGGGCACCATGAAGCGGTCCCAACTGTTGAATGTCCAGTATTTTTCACAGACCAGATACACGGGGCAGATCGACGCCCCCGTACGCTGAGCCATGGCCAACAGACCCGCCTTGACCTCCCGGGGCGGTCCGGTGGGCCCATCCAGGACATGGGCTCCGGCCCCGTGTTTAAGCACCACCTCGACCATTTCCCCGAGCGCTTTACGGCCTCCCCTGGAACTCGAACCCCTGACCGGAAGAAAACCCGAGTGCTGCACGACACCGGAGATGAAATCCCCATCCCGGCTGCGGCTGATCATGATCGGAATCGTCAGGTCATACCTCCGGGGCAGAAAAAAACCGCAGAACAATCTCTGGTGCCAGCCCGCCAGAATCACCGGCCCCCGGCGCAACCGCTCAAGAAAGACCTGTTCATTTTCGAAACGGAAACGGAGTGTCTTGTTGTAGAGGGCAAGAATACAATAAACCGGCTTCACCAGGGACTGCAGAAAAATAAATTTAAGGGCTTTCTTCCTGTTTTCCGTCGTCATACATCAAGATCCGTGTTTGCCGAAAGGCGATGGAGTACGCTCGCACGGGGCGGCGGGGTTGTCAACAACGATTTCATCAACGGGTTGCCTCGAATCACTCAACCCCTTTCCGCCAAAAAAACACCCTCGAAGAGAAACGCAAAGGTATCTTCTCTTGGATCAGATCCGGGGAACCGCCTTTATGAGGGAACGTCACCCTCCGACATTTGCGCGACGGGTGCCTTTTATTATGAGGCAACCGGCAATCAGACGATTCCGAATCATGTCGTCCCGTCAGGGTGAGCGTTTTCGAACGGAACGGGGCGTTGCCACGCATGGGTGACCTCCCCCCGTGCCCATGATAAGGGCTTGACAAGGCCCCGTCATTCCGGCCATATTACCGGCGCCTGCTGTTCGCGGTGTCGGGAAACCTTGCGCGAAGCCAGACCATTCGCGGTTTCCGCCGTACCGGGCCCGTCCGCATTCCGGCATTTTCGTGTGCCGTCGGGATTCCAGCGTTCCCAGGCACGACGAAAAGAAAAACCGGGCGCGGTTATCGGGGGGCCGTCTCGGCCCCGGCATGATTCCAGTTAATAAGGGGGGACCGGAAAGCTTTGAAGGACGACCCGGGAACGTACCATACAGACTCCGCCGCAGAATCCCTTGGGGACAAACTCGAAGGCATCATCCGCGACCTGCCCGACGACCGGGTCACCCTGGCGGAAATCCTCGACCTCCTCGGACAGGAAGGTCTCTTGATCCTGACCGCTTTCCTGACCCTTGTTTTCCTGATTCCCGTTTCCATCCCCGGCGTCAGCACCGTGTTTGGCGCAGCCATCTTGCTGATCGGGTTCTGCCGACTTTTCAACCGCGGCCTATGGGTACCGGAGCGTATCCGGAAACGACAGTTGCCGTCGGAAACCCTGCGTCCGGGGCTGCGGAAGGGACTGATCTGGTTCCGTCGCCTCGAACGGGTCAGCCGGCCCCACCGGCTGCGCTGGGTCACCCGGGGAAGGGTTATGCCCGCCCTGAGCGACTGCGCCATCATCTTGGGCGCTGTTCTGCTGATGGCCCCTTTCGGACTCATCCCCTTCAGTAACACCCTGCCCGCCGTCGCCATCCTGTTGCTCGCCATCGGCCTTCTGGAACGGGATGGCGCCTGTATTATCCTTGGGCACCTTACAAACCTGGCGACGATCTTCTACTTCGCCCTGTTGATAGGCGGGGGCGGCTTCACCCTTTACAAGTTGTTCCGGTATTTCTAATACCCGGGCCCGACAACCAGG
This genomic window from Deltaproteobacteria bacterium contains:
- a CDS encoding lysophospholipid acyltransferase family protein, whose product is MTTENRKKALKFIFLQSLVKPVYCILALYNKTLRFRFENEQVFLERLRRGPVILAGWHQRLFCGFFLPRRYDLTIPIMISRSRDGDFISGVVQHSGFLPVRGSSSRGGRKALGEMVEVVLKHGAGAHVLDGPTGPPREVKAGLLAMAQRTGASICPVYLVCEKYWTFNSWDRFMVPKPFSRVLIRFSAEMEEVPASLDGPDFEACRKRIEDRMTDTYERLDRYFEKGERS
- a CDS encoding exopolysaccharide biosynthesis protein; this encodes MKDDPGTYHTDSAAESLGDKLEGIIRDLPDDRVTLAEILDLLGQEGLLILTAFLTLVFLIPVSIPGVSTVFGAAILLIGFCRLFNRGLWVPERIRKRQLPSETLRPGLRKGLIWFRRLERVSRPHRLRWVTRGRVMPALSDCAIILGAVLLMAPFGLIPFSNTLPAVAILLLAIGLLERDGACIILGHLTNLATIFYFALLIGGGGFTLYKLFRYF